From Mucilaginibacter gotjawali:
TGTATCCTCTCTTTGCTTGCCATTTTAAACTCACAGCATTAAATCATTTAACACTGTTAAGCAAATGTACACCGATAAATGGAAAAGTGTGTTCATCTGATTGTCAAAATTTGTAAATGGGGCTTTCCGCGTGAGTAGTTCTTTTGTTGGTTAGACCGGAATAGCATGGTTAGCCTTACGGAATTTGCAGAATATAAACCTATTAAATTATTGCCGGTTAGATAATTACGCAAAAAGTATTAAATTTATCACCATCTAAATATATTTTATCATGCCGATATTCATGGATGTTCATATTGTTCCGGGCGTGAAAGCCAAAGATGTGGCCGAGGCGCACCGTTTGGACCTGCTCCACCAACATGAACATGGATGTAACTGCATGACGTATTGGATAGATGAAGCCCGCGAAAGTATTTTCTGCCTGATTGATGCCCCTGATAAAAATGCGGTGGCCGAAATGCATAGTAAAGCGCACGGCCTTATTCCAAATAAAATTATTGAAGTGAACAGTAACCTGGTGGAAGCTTTCCTGGGGCGTATCTATGACCCCACTGATGCACCAGTATCCAATAATGGCTTGAAAGTTTTTGCCGATCCTTCTTTCCGGATTTTACTGGTGACCAAAACAGCCGACCCGGTATTGCTAAAACACCAGTTTGGGGATGAGCAGGCGGGTGAATTATTAAGCGCGCATACCAGCATCATCCGTAAAAATATTTTAGCGCAGGGCGGACGCGAAGTTGAGCATGAAGGAAGCGGTTTTGTGGTTTCATTTTCATCTGCAGCTAAAGCGGTGGATTGTGCCCTATCGGTCCGCAAGGAATTGCCGTCTTCTATTGCGGAACAAATCGATTTGCGGATAGCGGTAAATGCGGGCGAACCGGTTGAGCGTAGCGAGCACCTGTTTGGCGAAACTATTGAATTTGCAACGAACATGTGCCGGATTGCCAAAGAGGGGAAGATCGCCATCGCATCAGCGGTTAAAGAATTGATTGCGGAAGATATTTTCCAGAAAGAGCGAAAATATTTCCTGAACCTTTTACCGCCTGAGGAGCATTTATTGAAATTGCTGTTCAGTAAACTGGAGGAGAATTGGCAGGACGCGGATTTCGACCTTTCAGATTATTGCAACGCCACGGCGATGAGCAGCTCTCAATTATACCGAAAAACCATCGCACTAACCAGCCTGCCACCCAACTCACTGTTAAAGGATTTCAGGTTGCATAAAGCAAAAGACCTGATGCGGAAAAAGTATTACAATATCGCACAGATCACTTTTGATTCGGGCTTTACCAGTGCGTCTTATTTTACCAAATGCTTTAAAAAGAAATACGGCCTGCTGCCCATGACCTATCTTGAATTACTCCACTAATAATTACTACCGGTTAAATTTTACCATTTATTGACGGATTTGTTTCATCCCGTTTGCTATTTATTGAATGATTTGTTATAGCCGCCGCTATTGG
This genomic window contains:
- a CDS encoding nickel-binding protein, with amino-acid sequence MPIFMDVHIVPGVKAKDVAEAHRLDLLHQHEHGCNCMTYWIDEARESIFCLIDAPDKNAVAEMHSKAHGLIPNKIIEVNSNLVEAFLGRIYDPTDAPVSNNGLKVFADPSFRILLVTKTADPVLLKHQFGDEQAGELLSAHTSIIRKNILAQGGREVEHEGSGFVVSFSSAAKAVDCALSVRKELPSSIAEQIDLRIAVNAGEPVERSEHLFGETIEFATNMCRIAKEGKIAIASAVKELIAEDIFQKERKYFLNLLPPEEHLLKLLFSKLEENWQDADFDLSDYCNATAMSSSQLYRKTIALTSLPPNSLLKDFRLHKAKDLMRKKYYNIAQITFDSGFTSASYFTKCFKKKYGLLPMTYLELLH